The following nucleotide sequence is from Kiritimatiella glycovorans.
ATATTCTCCGAGACCCCGACGGTACCCCAGACGCGCCGGCCGTCGCCCGATTCGATCAGCACCCGCGTGCGCGCGGCCGTGGCCTCCTCCGGATCGAGGATGCGGACCCGATAGTCCTTGAGCACCACGTCTGCGATCGAAGGGTAGAAACGCATCAGCGCCTTGCGCAGCGCCTGGTTGAGCGCGTCCACCGGACCGTCGCCCTCGCCCACGGTGAACTCCGTCTCCCCGCCGACGTTCACCTTGACGGTGGCCTCCGACATGCAGGGCTCGCTCTTGCTCCGCTTCTCGACCATCACCCGGAAGGCCTCGAGATCGAAAAAGGTCTTGTGCGACTTGAGCACCTTCTTGATGAGCATCTGGAACGAGGCATCGGCCGACTCGTATTCGTAGCCTTCGCGTTCGAGCTTTTCGAGCTGCTTGAGCACCTCGCGCACCTCGGGCGACTTGCGGTCGACATCAATCCCCATCTCCACGGCTTTGAGAAAGACGTTGCTCGCGCCCGAGAGCTCGGAGATCAGGACGCGGCGCTGGGCCCCCACCTTTTCCGGTTCGATATGCTCGAAGCTCGCCGGGACCTTGCGCACGCCGTCGACGTGCATCCCCGCCTTGTGCGCGAAGGCGTCGTCGCCCACGTAGGGCGCTTTGGGATAGGGACGCATGTTGGCCTCTTCCCACATGAAGCGGGCCAGCGATTTGAGGTGGCGGAGCGATGCTTCGCCGCACAGACAGTCGCAGCCCATCTTGTAGAACAGCGCGGGCGCGATCGATACGAGGTTGGCGTTGCCGCACCGCTCGCCGATCCCGTTGATCGTTCCCTGGACGTGGGTGGCTCCGGCGCGCACCCCGGCGAGGCTGTTGGCCACACCGAGTTCGGCGTCGTTATGCGCGTGCACGCCCAGCGGCGTCGTGCAGGCCTCCGCCACCGCCTCGGTGACGGCATGGATCTCCTCGGGGAGCGACCCCCCGTTCGTATCGCAGAGCACCAGACGGTCGGCCCCGCCCTCTTCCGCGGCCTTGAGCGTCTTCAGGGCGTACCCGGGATCGTCCCTGTACCCGTCATAGAAGTGCTCGGCATCGTAGATCACCTCG
It contains:
- the cimA gene encoding citramalate synthase, whose product is MNKQRIEIYDTTLRDGEQAAGVSFSLVGKLRIARRLDEFGIDVIEGGYAASNPKDMEFFRRLREEGLSHARLAAFGSTRRAHTAASEDRGLQALIEAQTPVCTIFGKSWLLHVREVLCTTEDENLAMIRDSVRFLKEQGREVIYDAEHFYDGYRDDPGYALKTLKAAEEGGADRLVLCDTNGGSLPEEIHAVTEAVAEACTTPLGVHAHNDAELGVANSLAGVRAGATHVQGTINGIGERCGNANLVSIAPALFYKMGCDCLCGEASLRHLKSLARFMWEEANMRPYPKAPYVGDDAFAHKAGMHVDGVRKVPASFEHIEPEKVGAQRRVLISELSGASNVFLKAVEMGIDVDRKSPEVREVLKQLEKLEREGYEYESADASFQMLIKKVLKSHKTFFDLEAFRVMVEKRSKSEPCMSEATVKVNVGGETEFTVGEGDGPVDALNQALRKALMRFYPSIADVVLKDYRVRILDPEEATAARTRVLIESGDGRRVWGTVGVSENIIEASWEALVDSVEYKLFLEEESGPEGGGGA